GAAACGACCCGCCGACGGCCTCCGAGGGCCATCGTCCATCGACCCCATGGCGGTCGATGGACCGATTCCGTGGTCGCGATATCGCCCGATTCCCGCAAAAAACGACTCCAAACGACTCGATTGGTCCGCAGCGGGCCTTGTTGGGGGTTTGTTCGAAAATTATCATGCTCCGCTTGCCCCATGCGGCGTCCGTCTCCCTTTTTCAAGTAATCGACATCCAAATTCGATGAGCAATCCCAATCAAGGGCCAGGGCCCAACCCACCGCAGGTGTCCAATCAACGGCATGTGCTCTGTGCGCTGGTGCAGAACGTCCCGGGCGTTCTTGCCCACATCTCCGGCATGCTCGCTTCGCGCGGATTCAATATTGATTCGCTGGCGGTCGGTGAGACCGAGGATCCGAATCTGTCTCGCATGACCTTTGTCGTGGTGGGCGATGTTCATGTGCTCGATCAAGTCGGCAAGCAGCTCGAAAAGATCGTCACGGTCGTGCGAGTGCTCGACGTCAGCAGCCGCGATTTTGTGGAACGGGATTTGTTGCTGTTGAAGGTCAAAGCGCCCGCCGGAA
This is a stretch of genomic DNA from Novipirellula artificiosorum. It encodes these proteins:
- the ilvN gene encoding acetolactate synthase small subunit, which produces MSNPNQGPGPNPPQVSNQRHVLCALVQNVPGVLAHISGMLASRGFNIDSLAVGETEDPNLSRMTFVVVGDVHVLDQVGKQLEKIVTVVRVLDVSSRDFVERDLLLLKVKAPAGTVRSEIRELVDIFRGKIVDVGPDEVMIEISGRENKVQAFIERMRPYGITELCRTGRIAMVRSENRMPSINDLAAGLASA